CTCGCCGCCGGCGGCGACACCGCCGCGGAGCCCTGCGGCCGTGACGGCCCGTCAGCTCGCACCCGACCGCACTGCCGGGGGTGCAAAACCAGGGCTCGGCGGCTGCGGCCGCCGTGCCGGAACCAAGATCGTTGCAGGTAGACGTGCTGACGAACGTGACATCCATCTTGTTGCGATCACAACTATTGCCCGCGCAGCATCGAACATATGAGCGAACCGCGATGGCCTCCCCGGTGTCCCAGCGGGCGGCATCGGCTCCTGCCCGGAGAGCTGCTCGTCGGCTGGCATCCCTGCGACTGCACCCCCGATCTCCTGGGCCACCGAACCTGGACCTGCGTTCGCTGCATGGCCGCGGGCCGGGTCGACACCTGGTTTCACCCGCCGTGCCTCGCCTCGGCCGCCACGTCGTGAGTGCCGTGCCGCCGATGGAGGGCACCGCGCGTCGGGCGCCTGCACGTCCGATTCCCCGGAGCCGACCGGTGCGGGCCTCGCCGAGGATGCTCACCGCTCGGCGGGGCCTGATGGTCGAGGACGTCGCGTACTCGGGACGTCGCGGCTCGGACCGTCGCGCACTCGGGACAGGGAACGGCCCCGACGCCAGGGGGAGGAGCGCCGGGGCCGCAGGGGGTACTTCTGATTCATCGGGTCCGATCACGCCCGGCCGGCTCCGCCGATCAGGTGGACATCAGCGGGGATCAGGTCCGGACGAACGGCCCGTCGGAGTCTGCCCGGCGCTCGGCTCCCCGAGGCGGCGCGGCTCCCGGCCGTCGTGATCGGGGCTCGACCGTCTCGCCTGCCCGACGGTGTCACCGCAGCTCGGGCAGACCGGGCTTGCGGCCGGTCCTCGGCGCCTGGAACGCCGACATCAGGCGCTCCGACACCTGCGGACACGGCAGCGGCGGGCCGTCCCCGACGGGAAGCGCGGCCAGCATGAGCGCCAGGGTGCGTCGCCAGGCATCCGGCGCCGTGCCGCCCGTGGCCTGCACCACGCCCGCATTGGCCAGCAGCAGCAGCACGACATCGGCGGCCACCAGATCGGCGCGCAGCGAGCCCTCCCGCTGCGCGCGTTCCAGCAGCGCCTGCTGCGCCTCGTGCAGCTGCCTGCGTACTCGGGCCATCGTGGGGCAGTCCGGCAGTGTCACGGTGAGGACGTCGGTCAGGCTGCGATCGGCGGCCTGCAACTCGCACATCCGAGTCAGATAGCCCACGAAGCCGCTCCAGCCGTCCGGAGCCGTCAGGCCCTCTTCCGCCGCTGCCAGATACTCGTGTGTCTTGGCGAGGAACACCGCCTCCACCAGATCGACACGGGTCTCGAAGCGCCGGTACAACGTCCCGACGCCGACCTCGGCCCGCCGGGCGATCTCCTCCATCGGCACGTCCATGCCCTGATCGGCGAACGCCTCCCGGGCGGCGGCGATGATGCGTCTGCGATTGCGCTCCGCATCCCGCCTCGGCCGTCGCCCGGCAGGCGGCAGGCCGGGGCAGGCCTGGTCGTCCGCCGTCCCGAAGGTCATGGTCGCCCAGCCTACGTAATCGGACGGGATTCCTCCTCTTTCCTTGCCACCGAAACGCCGACCGCCTAGGTTGGCGGCGAACGGAAGAATCTCGTCCGTTTGCCTCGTTCCGGTCGTTCGCTCTCTTCTCGAGGAGTCCGCATGTCCAGCCTCACCTCGTCCATCCCCGGCTACGTCGTCGGCACCTGGACGATCGACCAGGCGCATTCCGAGATCGGCTTCTCGGTTCGCCACATGATGATCAGCAAGGTGCGCGGTAGGTTCACCGAGTTCTCCGGCGAGTTCGTGACGGCGGAGAATCCCGTCGACTCCTCGGTCACCGCCGAGATCGTGTTGAACTCCATCCACACCGGCAACGAAGGGCGGGACAACCACATCCGCTCCGCCGACTTCTTCGAGGTCGAGAAGCATCCGACCATGACCTACCGCTCGACGTCGATCCGGCTCGACGGCGAGGACCCGGTGATCGAGGGCGAGCTGACGCTCAAGGACGTGACCAGGTCGGTCCCGCTGACCGTCGAGCTCGGCGGCTTCGGCCCGGACAACTACGGCGGCACCAGGGTCGGGCTCACCGCGAAGGCCGAGATCAACCGGGGCGACTTCGGCATCACCTTCAACCAGCCGTTGGAGACCGGCGGCGTGGTGATCGGCGAGAAGATCACCATTCAGCTGGAGATCGAGGCCGTCCTGAACGCCTGATCTCTGCGCACCGAGGGCACATCGGCCGGTTCTCGCCGCGGGATCGGTGTCTGGGGGTCGTCCGCCGGCCGTGTGCTCGCGCCATCGCCATCGCCATCGCCACCGGTCGCCCGCTTCGTCGACGTCGGCGGACTCGATCCCGACGGAGTCCCCGCCGCCGAGCGACGCCGCGTCCTGCCTGCCCTCGAGCGGCAGACTGCGCATCGTCGGACGTCGGTCGACCGGCTGCCCTGGGTACGCAGCGCTCGGCCCGTCTGGACGAGCACACGACTTCGTTCGCCTTCGCCCTGTCCAGTCCGTGGCTTCGCCTCGATTCGGGCTGCCGCCGGACGGCGCAGGCAGCCGGGCTCCGCGCGCCCTGCATCGATTCGGGCCCGCCACGTCCGGGGAGCCTCGCAAGATCGTCATGCGAAACCCGACCGACGACGCGATGATGCGGACCATGTCGACTCCGCAGGCTTCGCGAGGCGCCCCGAGACCCCGTCGCGGGACCGTCCACAGGCGTCCGAACGCTCCGTCGGCGTCGGCGTCGGCGTCGGCGTCGCGAGTCCATTGGAGCCCGCGCCGTCGCATCGGCGCGGGCTCGTCGGGGCCGACGAGTACTCCATCCGGCTCAACATCGGGTAGCACGTCCGGGTGCAACCCGACCACGCGGCCGGAATGCGTACCAAGCTGAGGGTCGGCCCTCGGCCGCTTCTCCTGGAGGTGATCATATGGACGTCGGTGGACCGTCGTCGCAGCATGGCTCGGCTGATCTCGACTTAGTCCGGCGCGGTAGTCGTCGCCGAATCGACGCCGTTGTGAGTGCGGTGGACAGATCACCGCCGGTTTCCGACCGGCCCGTGTCGTCCTCCGCCGTGGGGGTTCCCTCGGTCGTACCCGCGAATCCGTCGGTCGCACCGAGGTTCGCCCGTCATTCCGGAGTCCTCATGTACGCCTGGTTCGTGCGTTCCGTCCGCGCTGGAGACACCCATCTCGCCGAGGAGGACTGGGACGGCTACAACCCCGTCGTGCCGGTCTGTGAGTCCACAGTCGCCTTCTCACCGCTCAATCGGGAGCCCATCGAGGTCTGCTACTTCGACGAGCAGCGTTGTCCCCGCTGCCTCGAGCTGACCCGCCCCCGTCCCAAGACACGACTGGCCTCGGTGCGATGAGCACCGGGAGACGCCGGTCCACCGGACCGCCGGGCAGGGGACGACATGCCCGTCGGCGGGCACATCGACCGCAGGCGGGCCCGGCGGCCGCCCGAGGATCAGGGCGCCCGATCTTCTGCGGAACAGCCCCTTCGTGACGTCGACGGAACCGGTTCGCCACGCCGGCCGAGGACGTCCGTCCGGACCGCGTCGTCGCCTCCCGACGGAGTACGCCCGAGGCGACGAGCACAGTGCGACCGGTTCGGTCCGGCGCCTGGCACGGCATGCGGGCCGCCGCATCCCGGAGCGCCCGCACGCCCGACCGGTTCGCCACCGGTCCGGCTGACCAGTCCCGCCACGAGAACCTCGGCGCCCGTGCCCCGACCGTCGCGCGGCGGCGTACGGGGCACTCGTCGCCGGAGTCCGGTCCGTTCAGCGCGGCAGGGCCGTCACCACGTGTGAGTCGAGTTCGGTCGACAGGGTGACGGTCCCGCCGAGCCGAAGGCCTGCCTGGTCGAACAGTCGCTCGTACTCGCCGACAGTGCGCTCTCGACCGGTGGTCATCACCAGCATCTCCATGTCACCGAAGGCGGTCATGAGGTTCGCATCCTCGGTCGGCTGATCCCAGTCCGGCACCAGCGCCGTGATCACCAGCACCCGGCCGTTCGGCTGCATCGCCGTCCGGCAGTTGCGCAGGATGCGGACACAGGACTCGTCATCCCAGTCGTGCAGGATGTTCTTCAGCAGATAGACGTCCCGCCCGGCGGGAACGGTCGCGAAGAAGTCACCGGCCTCGGTGTCGGCCCGGTCGGCCACGCCTGCCTTGCGCAGCATCTCGGTTGCACGTTCCAGTGCGGCCTCGGTGTCGAACACCGTGCCGTGCAGGCTCGGTCCGGCAGCCAGGATCGCCGCAAGCAGGGTGCCGTCCCCGCCGCCGACGTCGACCAGTCGCTCCCCCTGCGTGAACGAGATTCCTCGGACGGTGTCCGGGAGCTGGATCTCCGAGATCGTGCTCATCGCGCGGTGGAACCGGGCCGCCAACGCGGGGTCGGTGCCGAGGTGATCGAAGAACCCGGTGCCGAACACGGCATCGAATCCCGGCCTGCCGGTGCGGATCGACGCCTCCAGCGAGCCCCAGGCCTGCCACCAGGCGGGGTCGCCGTACAACTCGGCCATCGGATGGAGCGAGTGCGGGGCCTGGCTGCGGAACAGCCTGCCGAGGGGGCTCAACTCCACCGAGTCGTCGCCGGTCGTGACCACGACGCCGAGTTGTCCGAGTGCCCGCAACAGGCGGCGCAGCGCATCGTGGTCGGTGCCCGTCTCGGCTGCGAGGTCCGCTACCGTCTTCGACGTCTCGCCGATCAGATCGGGGATGCCCAGACGCACGGCGGTCCCGAGCATCTGGGAGAACGCGAAGCCGAAAATCAATGACGTCGCCTGTCGGGCGGCGTCGAGTTCTGATTCGTGCTCGGGCATCTCCGCTCCTGACTGGGGTTCTCGATCGTCCTCGTCGAGCCTAGGCGTGCGGTCGGTGTGGCGGGCTCCTGCCGAGAAGGGAAACCGGATGAGCCGAGCGTGAGTCTCAGTAGCATGACCCGGCGTCCACCCTATTGGGGAGCACGATGCCGAACGAGTGAACTGCACTGCCAAGAAGGAGACTGAGGGTGACCGATCAGGACGCCTCCATCCGTTCAGAGCGCCGCATCGCGGGTCGTTATGTGCTCGTGGAGGAGATCGGACGTGGCGGTATGGGAGTCGTCTGGCGTGCCGAGGACGCCGTGATCGGTCGGAACGTCGCAGTCAAGGAACTGCGGCTGCCGGACGGGGTGCCCCAGCAGGAACGGGGCGTCCTGGAGGAGCGCGTGCTGCGTGAGGCGCGCTCGGCGGGCAGGCTCAACGATCCGTCCGTGGTGACCGTCTTCGACGTCGTGTCGGAGGGCACCGCCACCTACATCGTCATGGAACTGGTCGAGGCGCCGACGCTCGCCGACGTGGTACAGGCGCACGGGCCGCTGCCCGCAGGCCAGGTGGTCGAACTCGGACGCCAACTGCTGCACGCCCTCCAGACCGCCCATGCCGCGGGCATCGTGCATCGGGACGTGAAGCCGAGCAACATCATGGTGCTGCCCAACGGCAGGGCGAAGCTCACCGACTTCGGCATCGCGCAGGCGGCGGACGATCCGCGCCTGACCACCACCGGGCTGCTGGTCGGCTCGGCGACCTACATGGCGCCGGAACGGATCAGCGAGAACGCCGCCACCGCCTCCTCCGACCTGTGGGCGTTGGGCGCCACGCTCTTCCACGCGGTCGAGGGTCGGGCTCCGTTCGACCGACCCACCACGGCCGCCACCCTGCACGCGATCTTGAACGACGTGCCCTACCTGACCCGGTGTCAGGGGCCGCTGGCCTCGGTGATCATGGGTCTGCTGATCACCGCCCCGCACGCCAGACTCACCTCGGCACAGGCGGGCGGGCTGCTGGACGCCACGGCGTCGCGCCCCGAGCTGTCCGGCCCGGCCATGGCGGGCACCCAGCAGGTCACGAGCCCGATGGGGCCCGCTGCTCCGATGGGATACGGCCCTGGTGCCAGCGGCGGACACCCGATGCCGGGTGCTCCCGTCCGGTCGAAGGGACTGCGGTGGCCTGCGGTTCTCGGCACGCTCCTCGTCGTGGCACTCGCGAGCTTCGGCGGGGGCTTCGTCACTCATCTGGTCACCTCGGCGGACCAGG
The Actinoalloteichus fjordicus DNA segment above includes these coding regions:
- a CDS encoding TetR/AcrR family transcriptional regulator, with the protein product MTFGTADDQACPGLPPAGRRPRRDAERNRRRIIAAAREAFADQGMDVPMEEIARRAEVGVGTLYRRFETRVDLVEAVFLAKTHEYLAAAEEGLTAPDGWSGFVGYLTRMCELQAADRSLTDVLTVTLPDCPTMARVRRQLHEAQQALLERAQREGSLRADLVAADVVLLLLANAGVVQATGGTAPDAWRRTLALMLAALPVGDGPPLPCPQVSERLMSAFQAPRTGRKPGLPELR
- a CDS encoding YceI family protein; this encodes MSSLTSSIPGYVVGTWTIDQAHSEIGFSVRHMMISKVRGRFTEFSGEFVTAENPVDSSVTAEIVLNSIHTGNEGRDNHIRSADFFEVEKHPTMTYRSTSIRLDGEDPVIEGELTLKDVTRSVPLTVELGGFGPDNYGGTRVGLTAKAEINRGDFGITFNQPLETGGVVIGEKITIQLEIEAVLNA
- a CDS encoding methyltransferase, which codes for MPEHESELDAARQATSLIFGFAFSQMLGTAVRLGIPDLIGETSKTVADLAAETGTDHDALRRLLRALGQLGVVVTTGDDSVELSPLGRLFRSQAPHSLHPMAELYGDPAWWQAWGSLEASIRTGRPGFDAVFGTGFFDHLGTDPALAARFHRAMSTISEIQLPDTVRGISFTQGERLVDVGGGDGTLLAAILAAGPSLHGTVFDTEAALERATEMLRKAGVADRADTEAGDFFATVPAGRDVYLLKNILHDWDDESCVRILRNCRTAMQPNGRVLVITALVPDWDQPTEDANLMTAFGDMEMLVMTTGRERTVGEYERLFDQAGLRLGGTVTLSTELDSHVVTALPR
- a CDS encoding serine/threonine-protein kinase encodes the protein MTDQDASIRSERRIAGRYVLVEEIGRGGMGVVWRAEDAVIGRNVAVKELRLPDGVPQQERGVLEERVLREARSAGRLNDPSVVTVFDVVSEGTATYIVMELVEAPTLADVVQAHGPLPAGQVVELGRQLLHALQTAHAAGIVHRDVKPSNIMVLPNGRAKLTDFGIAQAADDPRLTTTGLLVGSATYMAPERISENAATASSDLWALGATLFHAVEGRAPFDRPTTAATLHAILNDVPYLTRCQGPLASVIMGLLITAPHARLTSAQAGGLLDATASRPELSGPAMAGTQQVTSPMGPAAPMGYGPGASGGHPMPGAPVRSKGLRWPAVLGTLLVVALASFGGGFVTHLVTSADQVQDVPEHLGGTVAYGPGGELTGFSLGIEECASGALSGRGFSRESAVPCEEDHDFEVVRRNRPFDLDTGTAYPGQEELTRYMTGLCQLHFSSDRIELPEDEADALTFTVIVPTAAEWSTNTEDITGLDDTNLSYCVLHRADGATIRGSMINTPED